The following are encoded in a window of Rhizobium sp. 11515TR genomic DNA:
- a CDS encoding NAD-dependent epimerase/dehydratase family protein: MKKRILFTGGSGKAGRHAVPWLVNAGYEVHNVDLVPLNSPGVTNLQADVTDAGQVYSVLTMHRDFPDLDQGGGVQPFDAVVHFAAIPRILIKPDNETFRINTMSTYNVIEAAAKLGIKKIIVASSETTYGVCFAEGHRDFHQFPLEEDYDVNPMDSYGLSKVVNEKTARAFAERFGIDIYALRIGNVIEPHEYERFPEFFANSKIRKRIAWSYIDARDLGQIVHLCIEKDGLGFQVFNAANDTVSANTPSRELAAKHFPNVPFTREIGEYEGLLSNRKIREVLGFKEEHDWRKYVKV; this comes from the coding sequence ATGAAGAAACGTATTTTGTTCACGGGCGGCAGCGGCAAGGCAGGGCGTCACGCGGTTCCGTGGCTGGTGAATGCCGGCTACGAGGTCCACAATGTCGATCTCGTGCCGCTGAACAGCCCCGGCGTCACCAATCTGCAGGCCGATGTCACCGATGCGGGACAAGTCTATAGCGTCCTGACCATGCATCGCGATTTTCCCGATCTCGATCAAGGCGGGGGTGTCCAGCCTTTCGACGCCGTCGTGCATTTCGCCGCCATCCCGCGCATTCTGATCAAACCGGACAACGAGACCTTCCGTATCAACACGATGAGCACCTACAATGTCATCGAGGCGGCCGCGAAGCTTGGCATCAAGAAGATCATCGTCGCTTCCAGCGAGACGACGTATGGCGTCTGCTTTGCCGAAGGCCATCGCGATTTTCACCAGTTTCCGCTGGAGGAGGATTATGATGTCAACCCGATGGATTCCTACGGTCTGTCCAAGGTCGTAAACGAGAAGACGGCTCGGGCTTTCGCCGAGCGATTCGGCATCGACATCTATGCGCTGCGCATCGGCAACGTCATCGAGCCCCACGAATATGAGCGTTTTCCCGAGTTTTTCGCCAACAGCAAAATCCGCAAGCGCATTGCCTGGAGCTATATCGACGCCCGCGACCTAGGCCAGATCGTCCATCTCTGCATCGAAAAGGACGGCCTCGGCTTCCAGGTGTTCAATGCCGCCAACGATACGGTTTCGGCCAATACGCCATCGCGCGAACTTGCCGCGAAGCATTTTCCGAATGTGCCCTTCACACGCGAAATCGGTGAATATGAGGGGCTCTTGTCCAATCGCAAGATCCGCGAGGTCCTAGGCTTCAAGGAAGAGCACGACTGGCGGAAATATGTGAAGGTCTGA